Within bacterium, the genomic segment CGGCGAAGGCCCCGGTCGAGGGATTCATCTCGGTTTCGGTCGGCCCCGGTTGAATGGTATTGATGGTGATCCCCCGCGAGCCCAGCTCCCGGGCGACGGCTCTCGTCATGCCGGCAACGGCGGCCTTGCTCATGGCATAAGCCGCGCCTCCGGCAAAAGGCACCCGCTCGGCATTGACGCTGCCGACATTGATGATCCTTCCGCTGGCCTCCATGTGGGGCAGGGCCGCTTGAATGGCGATGAAGGCCGCTCCCACGTTGACGGCAAAGGTTTTGTTGAAATCGTCGATGGACATGTCGGTCATGGGTTTGATGATGGCCAGGCCGGCGTTGTTCACCAGGATGTCCAGCCGGCCCAAGCTTTTTTTGACTTCCTCGACGGCTCGGCGGAGGGCTTCGGGATCGCCGCTATCGGCTTGGATGGCTAGGGCCTTCGAACCCAGCGAGCGGACCAGCTCTTCGGCCCGATCCTTTCCTGAAATGTAGGTTATAGCCACCGCCGCGCCCTCAGCCGCCATTCGTCGGGCGATGGCCGCTCCGATGCCTCGTGAGCCTCCGGTGACGAGAGCGACTTTTCCTTGAAGCTTCATGGAGGAGTTCTATCACGTTTAGGGGAATCGTACCAAGGAGAGGTCCAGCGGCAGCTCTTCGCGGTGGAGCGATTTGCCCGGGGCCGATTCAATGGTCAGAGGCGTGCCCTCGGCCGCGGCCTTGTCGAATTCGGCGGTGGAGCGGACTCGCCCCAGAATTTCAAAGGAGTGCAGGACATAGGGCAGGCCGTTGGCTTCCAAGGCCGAGGGCCCGTCCATGAGATGAAAGTGGAGATGGGGCTCCGAAGTGTTGCCGCTATTTCCGACATGGCCCAGAACCTGCCCGGTTTGGACCTTGTCGCCGGCCTTCACCCGGACGCTGCCGGGCTTGAGGTGGGCGTAAAGGGCATAGTGGTCGCCGGCCAAGCGAAGGATGACATGGTTGCCGTCGGCTTGGGCGAGGTCGATGGTAGCGGGCAGCTTGCCCGGCACCTGGTTGGGCAGGCCATCGACCGCGGCGACGACCTCGGCGTTGGCCACCGCCAGGACTTCCTGACCATAGCAGAAGTAACTCTCCGGATTTTTGGCATCGCCCCTGAAAACACGACGCTCCGGGTCGAGCTTCTCCCAATCGATGGCGAAGCGTTGTGAGGTCGCCAGCCGGCCGTCGAGCGGCAGGGTCGCTCGCACGTGGCGGACCGAGTCGCAACAACCGTCGCCCGCCAGCCAGCTTTCTCCCCGGAGCGGCGGCGAGATCGCCAAGGCCGCTTGCGAGCCGACCGTAGCTTTGCCGCCTTCCATCGTCAGAGCTTGGGGGCCGGAGAGCTCGATCCGGTGCCGAAAGGCTTGGGGCAGGGCCGTCTTCGGGGGGAACTTCAGATGCATCCACAAAAAGGCGACTTGCCGCGGACCGAGCTCGGTCGAGCCG encodes:
- a CDS encoding M23 family metallopeptidase, with the protein product MFLQTEFHALFQLMKIRSLLILALLFSGSARAEAPKLTPITVQLLSPQVQPVRGSDGWYHLVYEVQLSNISSETWRVDAVTALAEGKPLAKLSGKELESRLGPLSSRGGSTELGPRQVAFLWMHLKFPPKTALPQAFRHRIELSGPQALTMEGGKATVGSQAALAISPPLRGESWLAGDGCCDSVRHVRATLPLDGRLATSQRFAIDWEKLDPERRVFRGDAKNPESYFCYGQEVLAVANAEVVAAVDGLPNQVPGKLPATIDLAQADGNHVILRLAGDHYALYAHLKPGSVRVKAGDKVQTGQVLGHVGNSGNTSEPHLHFHLMDGPSALEANGLPYVLHSFEILGRVRSTAEFDKAAAEGTPLTIESAPGKSLHREELPLDLSLVRFP
- a CDS encoding 3-oxoacyl-ACP reductase family protein, coding for MKLQGKVALVTGGSRGIGAAIARRMAAEGAAVAITYISGKDRAEELVRSLGSKALAIQADSGDPEALRRAVEEVKKSLGRLDILVNNAGLAIIKPMTDMSIDDFNKTFAVNVGAAFIAIQAALPHMEASGRIINVGSVNAERVPFAGGAAYAMSKAAVAGMTRAVARELGSRGITINTIQPGPTETEMNPSTGAFAESAKSFTTLGRYGQPEEVASLVTYLASEEASYITGATINVDGGYLT